From Planctomycetota bacterium:
CTTGCTCTCGATGGCGATCCGGCGATCGCCACCCGGATCGCCGCCTACGAGATGGCCCACCGTCTCCAGACCTCGGCGCCGGAGCTGATGGACCTGGCGAGCGAGTCGGCCGAGACGCTCGCCCTCTACGGCTGCGACCCGGCACAGCCGGGGTTCGCCCGCGCCTGCCTCGTCGCCCGCCGCCTCGTCGAACGCGGCGTCCGCTTCGTGACGATCTACCACGAGGGCTGGGACGGCCACTCCGACGTCGCCGGCAACGTCCGCGGCAACTGCGCCAAGACCGACCGCGCCAGCGCGGCGCTCGTCACCGACCTGGCCCGGCGTGGCCTGCTCGACGAGACGCTCGTCGTCTGGGGAGGAGAGTTCGGCCGCACGCCGATGGTCGAGGCCAGCGCCGTCCTCGGCCGCGCGCAGGGACGCGACCACCATCCCAATGCGTTCACGATGTGGCTCGCCGGCGGTGGCATCCGCGGCGGGGTGACGCACGGCGAGACCGACGACTTCGGGTTCCACGTCGTCCGCGACCAGGTCCACGTGCACGACCTCCAGGCGACGATCCTCCACTGCCTCGGGCTCGATCACGAGCGCCTCACCTTCCGCCACCAGGGGCGTGACTTCCGCCTGACCGACGTGCATGGTCGGGTGGTGAGCGGTATCTTGGCCTGACGTCGGCCCCCCTGCCGGGGACCGCGATGCCGTGGGAGGACGATCATGTCGCGCTCGATACTGGTGGTGGTGGCCTGTCTGGCGGCGGTCGCCCGTGGCGCCGACCCGTGGCTCGATCTCGAGGGCGCTACCGGCCCTGGCAAGGGGAAGAGGGTCGTGCTCGTCAGCGGCGACGAGGAATACCGCAGCGAGGAGGCGCTGACGCAGCTCGGCAAGATCCTCGCCGCGCGCCACGGCTTCGACTGCCGCGTCGTCTACGCCATCGACCCGGCCACCGGCGCGATCGATCCCGACACCAACGACAACATCCCCGGCCTCGACGCCCTCGCCCGTGCCGACGTGTGTGTGATCGCGACGCGGTTTCGCAACCTCCCCGACGAGCAGATGCGGCACATCGACGCCTACCTCCGCGCCGGCAAGCCGGTGGTCGGCATGCGGACGGCGACCCACGCCTTCAACGTGCCGGGGGACCGCGCCTTCGCCCACTACGGCAACGGCTACTCCGGCCCGAAGCAGGAGTGGGCCGACGGCTTCGGTCGGCTCGTCCTCGGCGAGAAATGGATCTCCCACCACGGCCACCATGGCAAGGAGAGCACCCGCGGCGTCATCGCCCCCGGCGGGGCCGCCCACCCGATCCTCCGCGGGATCGCCGACGGCGACGTCTGGGGCCCGACCGACGTGTACGGCGTCAGGCTGC
This genomic window contains:
- a CDS encoding ThuA domain-containing protein is translated as MSRSILVVVACLAAVARGADPWLDLEGATGPGKGKRVVLVSGDEEYRSEEALTQLGKILAARHGFDCRVVYAIDPATGAIDPDTNDNIPGLDALARADVCVIATRFRNLPDEQMRHIDAYLRAGKPVVGMRTATHAFNVPGDRAFAHYGNGYSGPKQEWADGFGRLVLGEKWISHHGHHGKESTRGVIAPGGAAHPILRGIADGDVWGPTDVYGVRLPLPGDSQPLLLGQVLDGMTPDAAPVKGPKNEPLMPIAWVKTYSVDGGPRGRVFTTTLGAATDMVAAGSRRLLVNACYWAAGLEDAIPPASDVALVGPFEPTAFGFKGAKKGLTPADMR